In Zhaonella formicivorans, one DNA window encodes the following:
- a CDS encoding trimethylamine methyltransferase family protein codes for MLDVRTFNTSKFQTLTQEQMQEIHSASLSILEDIGTVVHHDEAIALLKKAGAYVENGSRVYIPSSLVEWAIRTAPSRVVIYDRNGKPAMFLEGYKVYYGTGSDCPNILDSFTGEKRKFLYKDVEDAVKLCDYLPHIDFVMSMGLISDVRKEVTYQHEYAVMLRNSTKPQTITAADKQSLDDIVEMAAAAVGGREVLSRKPIFVLYDEPSSPLQHSTTALDKLLYMAEHRLPTNYAPGMMAGATGPITMAGAIAQANAEILTGLVIHQLKNPGAPFVFGAGMSPMDMVSMQPTYSSPEAMMEQAGICDMARYYQLPSWGFAGCSASKVADEQAILEASQYILMAALCGTNLTHDVGYLEFGLTYSFDLLVMCNEVIGQVKRMMQGICVDKEYLAVDAIRRVGPGGHFLGDEHTFNHFRENWKPDITDRNTYEVWLANGGTTMGQRAKAKIQYILENHKPEPVTSEVDAAIDRILERAEGRVGNKKAV; via the coding sequence ATGCTAGATGTCAGAACATTCAACACCTCTAAGTTTCAAACCCTGACCCAGGAACAGATGCAGGAAATTCATTCTGCCAGTCTGTCCATCTTGGAAGATATCGGCACTGTAGTACATCACGATGAAGCAATTGCTTTACTTAAAAAAGCGGGTGCATATGTGGAGAACGGTAGCCGTGTCTACATTCCCAGTTCGCTGGTTGAATGGGCTATCCGTACCGCTCCGTCCCGTGTCGTAATTTACGACAGAAACGGTAAGCCTGCTATGTTTTTGGAAGGATATAAGGTTTATTACGGAACTGGTTCCGACTGCCCTAATATTTTGGATAGCTTTACCGGTGAAAAGCGAAAATTTTTATATAAGGATGTAGAGGATGCCGTTAAACTGTGTGATTATTTACCCCATATCGACTTTGTAATGTCAATGGGTTTAATTTCTGATGTGAGAAAAGAAGTCACTTACCAGCATGAGTACGCTGTCATGCTGCGCAACAGCACCAAGCCTCAGACCATTACCGCCGCTGACAAGCAGTCCCTGGACGACATCGTGGAGATGGCCGCTGCCGCTGTAGGTGGACGGGAAGTATTAAGCAGGAAGCCCATTTTTGTCCTGTATGATGAGCCCAGTTCACCGCTGCAGCATTCTACCACAGCTTTGGATAAACTGCTTTACATGGCTGAACACAGGCTGCCAACTAACTATGCACCGGGCATGATGGCAGGAGCAACCGGCCCCATCACCATGGCTGGAGCTATTGCCCAGGCTAATGCGGAAATTTTAACCGGTTTAGTAATTCATCAATTAAAGAATCCGGGTGCACCCTTCGTCTTTGGCGCAGGAATGTCTCCGATGGATATGGTCAGCATGCAGCCGACATATTCTTCTCCGGAAGCCATGATGGAACAAGCCGGCATTTGCGATATGGCCCGTTATTATCAACTGCCGTCCTGGGGATTTGCCGGCTGCAGCGCTTCCAAAGTTGCTGATGAGCAGGCAATTCTTGAAGCTTCTCAATACATTTTAATGGCGGCCCTTTGCGGCACCAACTTGACCCACGATGTTGGTTACCTGGAATTTGGCTTAACCTACTCCTTTGACCTGCTGGTAATGTGCAATGAAGTTATCGGTCAGGTAAAAAGAATGATGCAGGGCATTTGTGTGGATAAAGAGTATCTTGCGGTAGATGCCATTCGCAGGGTAGGCCCGGGTGGACATTTCTTGGGTGACGAGCATACTTTCAACCACTTCCGTGAGAACTGGAAACCGGATATTACTGACAGAAACACATATGAAGTATGGTTGGCCAACGGCGGCACAACCATGGGTCAGCGGGCTAAAGCCAAGATTCAATATATCTTAGAGAACCATAAACCTGAGCCAGTTACTTCTGAAGTTGATGCAGCTATAGACAGAATCCTTGAACGGGCCGAGGGCAGGGTTGGCAACAAAAAAGCAGTGTAG
- a CDS encoding aspartate/glutamate racemase family protein, with protein sequence MFYGQRDLGINYIKARKNHTCYGMGLGIMILDDVYPGFPGDVRNASAFPYPIQYEIAEGVDTYTLVCAEDKSPCLEPILRAAKKLERMGCRAIAAECGYFAYFQKDVAGFVDVPVFMSSLLQVPLIQQVIGPKKSVGIVCAQKKYLTEKHLENAGIDLNSNFVIAGAEDEYGCTQFDTLWDHAKRPAIPEAYYDKAEQDMIRMCKDFCRKYPNIGALMLECTGMQPFARAVQREVDLPIFSWGTLLDYAYSVAVHRDYYGHV encoded by the coding sequence ATGTTTTACGGCCAACGGGATTTAGGGATTAATTACATCAAAGCGCGCAAAAACCATACCTGCTATGGGATGGGCCTGGGAATTATGATCCTCGATGATGTTTACCCGGGATTTCCCGGGGATGTCAGAAATGCCAGTGCCTTTCCATACCCAATTCAGTACGAGATAGCAGAGGGTGTAGATACCTATACTCTAGTCTGTGCAGAAGATAAAAGCCCTTGTCTTGAACCTATACTGCGCGCAGCCAAAAAGTTAGAACGCATGGGTTGCAGGGCAATTGCGGCCGAATGTGGCTATTTTGCATATTTCCAAAAAGACGTTGCTGGTTTCGTAGATGTGCCGGTATTCATGTCCAGTTTGCTGCAAGTGCCCCTGATCCAGCAAGTAATAGGACCAAAAAAATCTGTGGGGATTGTATGCGCGCAAAAAAAATATTTAACTGAAAAACACTTGGAAAATGCAGGTATTGATTTAAATAGCAACTTTGTGATTGCCGGGGCAGAGGATGAGTATGGCTGTACTCAATTTGATACATTGTGGGACCATGCAAAACGTCCTGCAATCCCGGAAGCTTACTATGATAAAGCTGAACAAGACATGATCAGGATGTGCAAGGACTTTTGCCGGAAATATCCTAATATTGGTGCACTTATGCTGGAGTGCACCGGAATGCAGCCATTTGCACGAGCGGTGCAGCGGGAAGTGGATCTGCCCATCTTTAGCTGGGGGACACTTTTGGACTATGCATATTCAGTTGCAGTACATAGAGATTATTACGGACACGTATAG
- the glpB gene encoding anaerobic glycerol-3-phosphate dehydrogenase subunit GlpB, which yields MRRFDTVVIGGGLAGIMAALSAKTERNRVLLVAKGYGSFYHGPGVIDLLGSSAAKPGKKIVKPFQEINKLHQVHPYSKLGLETVKEALTNLSEQLKFVNYPLEGGKTNMLLPTALGSIRPTCLAPTALANGDLNHGGDILIAGIEGFHYFNALLATENLKQNLKRLGKEQKVECCTLELTFNRKRPLSAYDLALWFDQHGDIGFLAEQLRPRLGTAERVGFPAVLGLTKHSAILKQLEQELGREVFEIPTLPPCVPGIRLHRSLITLLQKKGIAIVTGYPVADFVSRDRVIKQITVHSPGRHMEYQGSKYILATGGLVGGGLVAGSGWVQETIFKLPVAYIPGVESWSRDKLFHPKGQPYAHFGVMVNTQMQPVDHQGTVCFTNLYAAGNILAHSDPLAEKSSGGIDIATGFAAGMQCRGEGMNHELQREFSGGPVLKVQHL from the coding sequence ATGAGGAGATTTGACACCGTCGTTATTGGCGGGGGACTGGCGGGGATAATGGCTGCCCTGTCAGCTAAGACAGAGCGTAATAGGGTACTGCTGGTAGCCAAAGGATATGGGAGTTTTTATCACGGCCCAGGGGTCATAGACCTGCTGGGTAGCAGCGCGGCAAAGCCGGGAAAGAAGATAGTTAAGCCGTTTCAGGAAATAAACAAACTGCACCAGGTGCATCCTTACTCCAAGTTAGGCTTGGAAACTGTTAAAGAAGCTTTAACAAATTTAAGCGAACAGCTTAAATTTGTTAATTATCCTTTGGAAGGCGGTAAAACTAATATGCTGCTTCCAACGGCTCTGGGCAGCATCAGGCCAACTTGTCTTGCTCCGACCGCCTTGGCCAATGGCGATTTAAACCATGGGGGAGATATATTAATAGCGGGGATAGAAGGTTTCCATTACTTTAATGCGTTATTGGCAACTGAGAACCTTAAGCAAAATTTAAAAAGGCTGGGTAAGGAGCAAAAAGTAGAGTGTTGTACTCTGGAATTGACTTTCAATAGGAAACGACCTCTTTCTGCCTATGACTTGGCCCTATGGTTCGACCAACATGGGGACATAGGTTTCCTTGCAGAACAGCTGCGGCCAAGGTTAGGCACGGCAGAAAGGGTAGGTTTTCCGGCAGTTTTGGGCCTTACCAAGCATTCCGCTATTTTAAAGCAACTAGAACAGGAATTGGGCAGGGAAGTGTTTGAGATACCAACCCTTCCGCCTTGTGTTCCCGGAATAAGGCTCCACAGGTCCCTTATCACCTTATTACAGAAAAAAGGAATAGCAATAGTAACTGGCTATCCGGTAGCAGACTTTGTTTCGCGGGATAGGGTTATCAAACAGATTACCGTTCATAGCCCAGGAAGACATATGGAATATCAAGGGAGTAAATATATTCTGGCCACAGGGGGCCTGGTTGGCGGAGGACTCGTTGCCGGCTCCGGCTGGGTGCAAGAAACCATATTCAAGTTGCCTGTGGCGTATATCCCGGGAGTAGAAAGCTGGAGCAGGGATAAGTTATTTCACCCCAAAGGACAGCCTTATGCCCATTTCGGAGTAATGGTCAATACGCAAATGCAACCTGTCGATCATCAGGGGACTGTTTGCTTTACCAACCTCTACGCTGCGGGAAACATTCTGGCCCATAGCGATCCGCTGGCGGAAAAGAGCAGCGGAGGTATTGACATAGCAACAGGCTTTGCTGCGGGGATGCAGTGCAGGGGGGAGGGAATGAACCATGAACTGCAGAGAGAATTTTCCGGCGGACCTGTGCTTAAAGTGCAGCATTTGTAA
- the glpA gene encoding anaerobic glycerol-3-phosphate dehydrogenase subunit GlpA: METQAVVIGGGITGAGILRDLAMRGIEAVLIEKGDLCNGTSARFHGLLHSGARYAVTDPASAVECIQENTILKRTAGHCIEETGGVFIQLADDDPGFVAQWLKACKQCGIATSEIDPTELLRAEPGLSPLIKRAFRVPDGAVDGFRLVEENVLAAKSYGAKALTYTEAVGIVTAGGRITGVKVRERSGQEKIINCQVVINAAGPWAGKVAALAGVKLDIIANKGTLLVFNHRLTNCIINRCQPPGDGDIFVPHHTVSIYGTTSKNVSGPEDDKATFKEVERLLTIGRQMLPAMEQARILRAFAGIRPLYHPGYTEYENQGREVTRNFFVIDHEDRDELKGLISIVGGKFTTYRLMAEKTVDLAAAKLGNSVPCRTALEPLPGYSGLNPDEPTERQEGQVVCECEQITESQLQVVIAGNRQINLNDLRRKTRLGMGTCQGTFCAYRALGIIAKMHRLPAEEVKNLLYEFIGERWKGMIPVLWGQTLQEAELMRHVYSNILCVEGLDESYEEI, translated from the coding sequence ATGGAAACTCAAGCAGTAGTGATTGGTGGAGGAATTACCGGAGCAGGTATTCTGCGGGACTTGGCTATGCGGGGGATTGAGGCGGTGTTGATTGAAAAAGGTGATTTATGTAACGGCACCTCAGCCCGTTTTCATGGTTTGCTGCACAGCGGTGCTCGGTACGCTGTCACTGACCCTGCTTCTGCCGTGGAGTGTATTCAGGAAAACACTATTTTAAAGAGAACGGCAGGCCATTGTATCGAAGAGACCGGCGGGGTATTCATTCAGCTTGCCGATGATGACCCTGGCTTTGTAGCCCAGTGGCTTAAAGCATGTAAGCAGTGCGGCATTGCAACTTCAGAAATTGATCCTACAGAACTGCTTCGGGCGGAGCCTGGCCTTAGTCCCTTGATAAAAAGGGCTTTCCGGGTACCCGATGGGGCGGTGGATGGCTTCCGTTTGGTTGAGGAAAATGTCTTAGCCGCTAAAAGCTATGGCGCAAAAGCTTTGACCTATACGGAAGCTGTGGGGATAGTAACTGCGGGTGGCAGGATTACAGGGGTTAAAGTACGGGAGCGGTCCGGACAGGAAAAAATCATAAACTGCCAGGTAGTTATCAATGCTGCGGGTCCCTGGGCAGGGAAAGTGGCTGCTCTTGCAGGAGTGAAACTCGACATAATTGCCAACAAGGGGACTCTATTGGTTTTTAACCACCGTTTGACCAACTGCATTATCAACCGCTGCCAACCTCCGGGCGATGGCGATATTTTTGTACCCCATCATACGGTTTCCATCTATGGAACTACTTCCAAAAATGTAAGCGGGCCTGAAGATGATAAGGCTACCTTCAAGGAGGTAGAGAGGCTTTTAACCATTGGTCGGCAAATGCTTCCTGCAATGGAACAGGCCAGGATTCTCAGAGCTTTTGCCGGAATAAGGCCATTATACCATCCGGGATATACAGAGTATGAAAATCAGGGGCGAGAGGTAACCAGGAATTTTTTTGTGATTGATCATGAGGACCGGGATGAGTTAAAAGGCCTGATTTCCATTGTAGGGGGCAAATTTACTACTTACCGTTTAATGGCAGAAAAAACTGTAGACTTGGCAGCCGCCAAACTAGGCAATTCTGTGCCTTGCCGCACTGCACTGGAACCACTGCCCGGGTACAGCGGGCTAAACCCTGACGAACCTACTGAGCGTCAAGAAGGGCAAGTGGTGTGCGAATGCGAGCAAATTACGGAAAGCCAGCTGCAAGTAGTAATTGCCGGTAACAGGCAAATAAACCTCAACGATTTAAGGCGAAAGACCAGGTTAGGAATGGGGACCTGCCAGGGTACTTTCTGCGCTTACCGTGCTCTCGGAATCATTGCCAAAATGCACAGGCTGCCTGCAGAGGAAGTCAAGAACTTGCTTTACGAATTTATTGGAGAAAGATGGAAGGGTATGATCCCTGTTTTATGGGGGCAAACACTGCAAGAAGCGGAACTGATGCGCCATGTTTATTCAAACATACTATGTGTAGAGGGGTTGGACGAGAGCTATGAGGAGATTTGA
- a CDS encoding trimethylamine methyltransferase family protein produces the protein MLGNFGNGLSVRVLNEQKIAKIHEAALTILDEIGVAVLHQEGRELLDGAGAVVGKGNIVKIPPQLVMKALGTAPKSFIIYDRSGKPRMQMGEGELYFGTCLESLEYLDPYTGKTERYRFEHQIKIIKVFDYLSNLEFIQTGGEDADVDPKISDRICFKNTLMHTEKPICFCIGGDDRTSADIIEAAAVVAGGYEELAAKPFIFYLCDPVSPRMNVEPSVGHLLTCAEKRIPVVCLPYCTLGGTAPVTFAGALAQCTAEVLSCLVIHQLKSPGAPFIFGAMPTVMDMRTTVGTYGSPELAMLVAASAEIASYYGLPFYGTAGTTDAKSIDAQAIMEATMSCMLSALGKTTMAHDVGFMYHSRVISPELMVITNEIINMIKPFRRGVEVNTETLALDVMRRIPPGGHYLNEQHTFEHFKECWYPELLDRSRAESVPTVNEKAREKTIQIIENHILNKVPEDTAGELEQLELKWKSNAGLV, from the coding sequence ATGTTGGGTAACTTTGGTAACGGCCTCAGTGTAAGGGTGCTTAATGAGCAAAAAATAGCAAAGATACATGAGGCTGCCTTAACCATATTAGATGAGATTGGGGTAGCAGTTTTGCACCAAGAAGGCCGGGAACTGTTGGATGGCGCCGGAGCGGTGGTTGGAAAAGGTAATATAGTGAAGATTCCTCCGCAGCTTGTGATGAAGGCTCTTGGCACAGCACCCAAATCTTTTATCATTTACGACAGGTCAGGGAAGCCCCGAATGCAAATGGGAGAGGGAGAGCTTTATTTCGGAACTTGTCTTGAGAGCCTTGAATATCTTGACCCTTATACCGGCAAGACTGAACGATACCGCTTTGAACACCAAATAAAGATCATTAAGGTATTCGACTATTTGTCAAACTTGGAATTCATTCAAACCGGAGGCGAAGACGCCGACGTAGATCCGAAAATCTCCGATAGAATATGTTTTAAAAATACATTAATGCATACAGAAAAACCCATTTGTTTTTGCATCGGCGGCGATGACCGGACTTCTGCAGATATTATTGAAGCTGCAGCCGTGGTAGCAGGAGGGTATGAGGAGTTAGCTGCGAAACCTTTTATTTTCTATTTATGCGATCCTGTTTCTCCCAGAATGAACGTTGAACCTTCCGTTGGACACCTGTTGACCTGTGCAGAAAAAAGAATTCCGGTAGTCTGTTTGCCATATTGTACACTGGGTGGAACGGCTCCGGTAACGTTTGCCGGTGCCCTGGCCCAGTGCACTGCTGAGGTGCTCAGCTGTCTTGTCATCCACCAGTTGAAGAGCCCCGGGGCCCCATTTATTTTTGGAGCAATGCCTACGGTTATGGATATGAGAACTACTGTCGGAACATACGGGTCTCCGGAGTTGGCCATGTTGGTAGCTGCTTCGGCGGAAATTGCGAGTTACTATGGGTTACCTTTTTATGGTACTGCGGGTACCACCGATGCCAAATCTATTGATGCCCAGGCTATTATGGAGGCAACAATGTCGTGTATGCTGTCTGCTCTTGGCAAAACCACCATGGCTCATGACGTTGGTTTTATGTACCATTCCAGGGTAATATCCCCCGAGTTAATGGTAATCACCAATGAAATCATTAATATGATTAAGCCTTTTCGCCGGGGAGTGGAAGTGAATACTGAAACATTGGCCCTGGATGTGATGAGACGCATACCACCTGGAGGCCACTATTTAAATGAGCAGCATACATTTGAACATTTTAAAGAATGCTGGTATCCGGAATTGCTGGACAGATCCAGGGCGGAATCTGTACCGACAGTTAACGAAAAAGCACGGGAAAAGACCATACAGATCATAGAAAATCATATTTTAAACAAAGTGCCGGAAGATACAGCTGGGGAGTTGGAACAACTTGAACTGAAGTGGAAAAGCAATGCGGGTCTGGTTTAA
- a CDS encoding sigma-54 interaction domain-containing protein produces MELEKLRALEQENRWLKTVLDAIHEGVQLSNKEGVTVFYNRACERFEGLRREDVVGKKITEVYDVTEETSTQLNVLRTGVPVVEQYHQYYTVDGKRVDVIASTYPYYEGNEIVGVYSINRDVTKMKEFMARTIELQRHLSAGKKNDSRSNGTRFSFADIIGNSDVIKQVIAAAQKIARNNSSVLIYGETGTGKELFAQSIHNASLYADGPFIAINCAAIPETLLESLLFGTVKGAFTGAVEAPGLFEQAENGTLFLDELNSMGLHLQAKLLRVIQDKSIRRIGDNTQRTVNCRIISSTNKDPLEAVRDGQIRQDLYYRLSAVTLHLPPLRERIEDVAVLSSYFLQKYNKQFGTSIVSISEQLLDLFMKHPWPGNVRELEHVIESAMNMVDSEEKTLTLSHLPLYLRKRFTGQIHNYQAQVKPGGKLNEILQEVEKKIIEDTLRKNGGNISQTAQDLGIFRQALQYRIKRYNIKIDALKRTSL; encoded by the coding sequence GTGGAACTGGAAAAGTTGCGTGCCTTGGAACAGGAAAATAGGTGGCTAAAAACTGTTCTGGATGCTATCCATGAAGGAGTACAGCTTAGCAACAAGGAGGGTGTTACGGTTTTTTATAACCGCGCCTGTGAACGTTTTGAAGGTTTGCGCAGGGAAGATGTGGTAGGGAAAAAAATTACAGAAGTATATGACGTGACAGAAGAAACCAGTACCCAGCTCAATGTGTTGCGCACGGGAGTGCCTGTAGTAGAACAGTATCACCAGTATTATACCGTGGATGGCAAAAGGGTTGATGTAATTGCCAGCACATATCCCTATTACGAAGGAAATGAGATAGTAGGGGTTTACTCTATTAACCGCGATGTTACCAAAATGAAGGAGTTCATGGCCAGAACCATTGAACTGCAAAGGCATCTAAGTGCGGGAAAAAAGAATGACAGTAGAAGCAACGGCACCAGGTTTAGTTTTGCAGATATTATCGGGAACAGCGATGTAATCAAGCAGGTCATTGCTGCGGCCCAGAAGATTGCCAGAAACAATTCTTCTGTTTTAATTTATGGTGAAACCGGTACCGGCAAAGAACTTTTTGCCCAAAGCATTCATAATGCCAGTCTATATGCTGACGGTCCTTTTATCGCCATCAACTGTGCTGCTATTCCGGAGACTTTGCTGGAAAGTCTGCTGTTTGGAACAGTAAAAGGCGCTTTTACAGGGGCGGTGGAAGCTCCCGGACTCTTCGAACAGGCGGAAAACGGCACTCTATTTTTAGATGAACTCAATTCAATGGGGTTACACCTGCAGGCCAAGCTGCTCAGGGTTATTCAGGACAAATCCATCAGAAGGATTGGCGATAACACCCAAAGAACAGTGAATTGCCGGATAATCAGCTCAACCAACAAGGATCCCTTGGAGGCTGTCAGGGATGGGCAGATCAGGCAGGATCTTTATTACCGGTTATCAGCGGTTACTTTACACCTCCCCCCTCTTAGAGAAAGAATTGAAGATGTGGCAGTTTTGAGCAGCTATTTTTTGCAAAAATACAATAAACAATTCGGCACATCCATTGTAAGCATATCAGAGCAACTGCTGGATCTATTCATGAAGCACCCTTGGCCTGGAAACGTCAGGGAATTGGAGCATGTGATCGAAAGCGCAATGAATATGGTTGATTCAGAGGAAAAAACTCTAACGCTTTCTCATTTGCCTCTATATTTAAGGAAAAGGTTTACGGGCCAGATTCATAATTACCAAGCCCAGGTAAAACCGGGCGGCAAACTCAACGAAATACTGCAAGAAGTTGAAAAGAAAATCATCGAAGATACATTGCGTAAAAATGGAGGAAATATATCGCAAACCGCCCAGGACCTGGGCATTTTTAGACAAGCATTACAGTATAGGATAAAAAGATACAACATTAAGATAGATGCACTAAAACGTACTTCTTTGTAG
- a CDS encoding anaerobic glycerol-3-phosphate dehydrogenase subunit C, producing MNCRENFPADLCLKCSICNAVCPVYAVENSFLGPKFVGPELARLSKSKSVQSTTVEYCSGCRQCELACPAGVKITSLAQDAKVLSVKAKGIPLRDRILGHNQWVSGMASRVAPLTNLALRSNVLRCIAEKVAGIKNRPFPVYHFPFRYRPMEIKEPKGKVAYFIGCYGRYIGTAVALSVVRVFETCGIKVVVPPQKCCGVPLLANGLVEEARKNAFYNIKVLSELIARGYEVVTSCPSCALSLRDEYMHHLNLPEASNVANKVYDAAEYLLKVDSETGLGVEFESGGKRYFYHQPCHAKALGIGLPAVELLGLLPGLKLEIREQKCCGQAGTYGFKKEKYPISQAIGRSLFMEVKESNVDGIITECGMCAMQLDHGTGKKTYHPLEIFNSALMVPHKK from the coding sequence ATGAACTGCAGAGAGAATTTTCCGGCGGACCTGTGCTTAAAGTGCAGCATTTGTAATGCGGTCTGCCCGGTATATGCAGTGGAGAATAGTTTCTTGGGACCTAAATTCGTTGGGCCTGAATTGGCACGGCTTTCCAAAAGTAAAAGCGTCCAAAGTACTACAGTGGAATATTGCTCCGGGTGCCGCCAGTGCGAGCTGGCTTGTCCGGCCGGTGTAAAAATTACGAGTCTTGCACAAGATGCAAAAGTATTATCAGTAAAAGCAAAAGGCATTCCTTTGCGCGATAGAATTTTAGGCCATAACCAGTGGGTGAGCGGGATGGCTTCCCGGGTGGCACCTTTAACCAACCTGGCGTTACGCTCCAATGTGCTGCGCTGTATTGCGGAAAAAGTTGCCGGCATAAAAAACAGACCGTTTCCTGTTTATCATTTCCCCTTTAGGTATAGGCCGATGGAAATTAAAGAGCCAAAAGGTAAAGTCGCCTATTTTATCGGCTGTTATGGCCGGTATATTGGTACAGCCGTTGCTCTGTCAGTTGTCCGGGTGTTCGAAACCTGTGGCATTAAGGTAGTTGTACCGCCTCAAAAATGCTGTGGAGTTCCTTTATTAGCAAATGGTCTTGTGGAAGAAGCCAGGAAAAATGCTTTCTATAATATTAAAGTACTATCGGAGCTTATAGCACGGGGGTATGAAGTAGTAACTTCCTGTCCCAGCTGTGCTTTGAGTTTAAGGGACGAATACATGCATCATCTCAACCTGCCTGAAGCTTCCAACGTGGCAAATAAGGTCTACGATGCCGCCGAATATCTGCTCAAAGTAGATAGCGAAACAGGTTTAGGAGTTGAGTTTGAAAGTGGCGGTAAGCGTTATTTTTACCACCAACCCTGCCATGCCAAGGCTTTGGGAATAGGGTTGCCTGCAGTTGAATTGCTGGGATTGCTTCCCGGTCTTAAGCTGGAAATCAGGGAACAAAAATGTTGCGGACAGGCCGGTACGTATGGGTTTAAAAAAGAAAAGTATCCAATTTCTCAGGCAATCGGTCGTAGCCTTTTTATGGAGGTAAAAGAAAGCAATGTTGACGGTATTATTACGGAATGCGGGATGTGCGCAATGCAATTGGACCACGGTACTGGCAAAAAAACATATCATCCTTTGGAAATATTTAATAGTGCGCTAATGGTACCTCACAAGAAATAA
- a CDS encoding BCCT family transporter: protein MKNIRTFVFWPAFLLLLSSLLLNFANKDMFVQLVTGANNWLIANFGWGFSWAAFLALITVIIAYVSPLGNVKLGGPDAKPMLDKKNWFAITLCTTLAAGILFWGTAEPIYHISSPPQSLGYEPFSPEAIKFAMETMYLHWTFVPYALYTILTLTFAFAYFNMKKSFSIGSQIAPLLGNKENNGLNTVIDAICLWGIGAGMAASFGTSIMNMGGAINSITGIPSGPTTWLVLAALGVTVFVISASSGLMKGIKLLSDINMKVYYVIIAIVFIFGPTAYMLNLGTEAFGGFLTHLFEKSLFTGAAAGDQWPQWWTTFYWANWIAWAPVSAVFLARISYGYTVRDLIQMNLILPGIFSAVWMTIFSGTSIYMHTHGVVDLVQVLNTVGPEGIAYAILRQFPLAGLIIPFFLFIVFITFVTAADSTTNAMAALSSTGITPENPEASTVLKAIWGISVGALAWIMISILGINGIKMLSNLGGFIGTFLVFGAVISLFILISKHEKLNVYSNRTNNSNTKEAPAVISQGNNLNM from the coding sequence GTGAAAAATATCAGAACATTTGTGTTTTGGCCGGCGTTCTTATTATTATTATCTTCTTTATTATTGAATTTTGCCAATAAGGATATGTTTGTACAATTAGTAACCGGTGCAAACAACTGGTTAATTGCTAATTTCGGCTGGGGTTTTAGCTGGGCAGCTTTTTTGGCTCTAATAACGGTTATCATAGCTTATGTTTCACCGCTTGGTAATGTAAAATTAGGTGGTCCCGATGCCAAACCAATGCTCGACAAAAAGAACTGGTTTGCGATTACTCTTTGTACAACGCTTGCTGCAGGTATCCTGTTCTGGGGGACAGCAGAACCCATCTATCATATTTCTTCCCCTCCGCAGTCATTAGGGTATGAACCTTTTTCTCCTGAAGCTATCAAGTTTGCAATGGAAACCATGTATTTGCATTGGACATTTGTGCCGTATGCTCTTTATACCATACTTACCCTTACATTTGCTTTCGCTTATTTCAATATGAAAAAGTCTTTCAGTATAGGCTCACAAATTGCGCCTCTGCTTGGAAACAAGGAAAATAATGGGCTAAATACTGTTATCGATGCTATTTGTCTTTGGGGTATCGGTGCAGGCATGGCTGCTTCCTTCGGAACATCTATCATGAATATGGGCGGAGCCATCAACTCGATTACAGGTATTCCCAGCGGCCCGACCACATGGCTAGTTCTGGCTGCTTTGGGTGTTACTGTGTTTGTTATTTCCGCTAGCTCCGGTTTAATGAAAGGAATTAAACTGCTCTCCGACATTAACATGAAGGTTTATTACGTCATTATAGCTATCGTGTTCATTTTCGGACCTACTGCATACATGCTTAATTTAGGGACGGAAGCTTTTGGCGGCTTTTTAACTCATCTTTTTGAAAAGAGTTTATTTACCGGCGCGGCGGCAGGGGATCAATGGCCCCAGTGGTGGACAACCTTCTACTGGGCGAACTGGATTGCCTGGGCGCCTGTTTCGGCAGTTTTCTTGGCCAGGATTTCATACGGTTATACAGTGAGAGATTTAATCCAGATGAACCTGATCTTGCCTGGAATTTTCAGTGCTGTTTGGATGACTATTTTCAGCGGGACCTCAATCTATATGCATACACATGGAGTTGTTGATCTGGTCCAAGTCTTAAATACTGTTGGGCCCGAGGGTATAGCATATGCAATTTTACGGCAGTTCCCTCTGGCAGGTCTGATCATTCCTTTCTTCCTGTTTATCGTGTTCATTACGTTTGTTACTGCCGCTGACTCAACTACAAACGCAATGGCAGCATTAAGTTCAACAGGGATTACACCGGAAAATCCGGAAGCATCTACTGTGCTTAAAGCAATTTGGGGAATCAGTGTCGGTGCATTGGCCTGGATTATGATTAGTATTCTTGGTATTAATGGCATTAAAATGCTCTCTAATTTAGGTGGTTTTATTGGAACATTTTTAGTATTCGGTGCAGTAATAAGCTTGTTTATTTTGATCAGCAAGCATGAAAAACTTAACGTATATAGTAACCGTACCAACAATAGCAACACGAAGGAAGCACCGGCAGTAATTAGTCAAGGCAATAACCTTAATATGTAG